A single window of Paenibacillus sp. FSL H8-0537 DNA harbors:
- a CDS encoding trimeric intracellular cation channel family protein, producing MEIFGVFSIIGTIAFAVSGAVVAMEEEYDILGVFVLGLVTAFGGGVIRNLLIGVPVTSLWSQGSLLKIALIAMTIAFLLPVKWIYTWRKSEAFFDAIGLSAFAIQGALYATQMNHPISAVMVAAMLTGIGGGIIRDVLAGRKPLVLRDEIYAVWAMIGGFVIGKGWFHSTLDLLLLFLLIIVFRMLSVYYKWKLPRRSLREKIVQEKGEA from the coding sequence TTGGAGATTTTTGGCGTATTCAGCATTATCGGCACCATTGCCTTTGCCGTCAGCGGCGCGGTTGTGGCAATGGAGGAGGAATACGACATTCTTGGCGTTTTTGTGCTAGGTCTGGTTACGGCGTTTGGCGGAGGGGTTATAAGGAATTTGCTTATCGGCGTTCCGGTCACGTCGCTTTGGAGCCAGGGGAGCTTGCTGAAAATCGCGCTCATCGCAATGACGATTGCTTTTTTGCTGCCGGTTAAATGGATTTATACGTGGCGCAAAAGCGAAGCTTTTTTCGATGCGATCGGTTTATCAGCTTTTGCTATTCAGGGCGCGCTGTATGCGACGCAGATGAACCATCCCATTAGCGCCGTGATGGTAGCGGCTATGCTGACAGGTATCGGCGGAGGCATCATTCGCGATGTGCTGGCAGGGCGCAAGCCGCTTGTGCTTCGGGATGAAATTTATGCCGTTTGGGCGATGATTGGCGGTTTCGTTATTGGCAAAGGCTGGTTTCATTCGACGCTCGATTTGCTGCTCCTGTTCTTGCTCATTATTGTGTTCAGGATGCTGTCGGTGTATTACAAATGGAAGCTGCCGCGTCGCTCGCTGCGGGAGAAAATCGT
- a CDS encoding thiamine diphosphokinase has translation MPQRIVICSGGELGAFALPHLKQDAFRIGADRGALFLVEQGYAPQLAIGDFDSVTDEQLELIRSVSKELITCDPIYKDYTDTEMALRYALEQNPDEIILLGALGTRFDHSLSNVQLLVLAEHRGIPACIIDEHNCITVTSSKRVIQKGLYSNVSLLPLTSAVSGITLSGFQYPLHNASLKIGQSLGISNVLAETEGSITIDNGMLLIIQSRD, from the coding sequence ATGCCTCAACGAATAGTCATTTGCTCAGGCGGCGAGCTTGGTGCCTTTGCGCTGCCGCATCTGAAGCAGGATGCCTTTCGCATTGGCGCCGACCGCGGCGCACTATTTTTGGTAGAGCAGGGATATGCACCGCAGCTTGCAATAGGTGATTTTGATTCCGTAACGGACGAGCAGTTGGAGCTCATACGTTCAGTAAGCAAAGAGCTCATCACCTGTGATCCGATTTATAAAGATTATACGGATACAGAAATGGCTTTGCGCTATGCGCTTGAGCAAAATCCGGATGAAATTATTTTACTGGGCGCCTTAGGCACTCGCTTTGATCATTCGTTATCGAATGTGCAGCTGCTTGTGCTCGCCGAACATCGGGGTATCCCCGCCTGTATTATCGACGAACATAACTGTATTACTGTCACTTCCTCTAAACGAGTAATACAGAAAGGGCTTTATTCGAATGTTTCCCTGCTGCCCTTAACTTCTGCTGTTTCTGGCATTACATTAAGCGGCTTTCAATATCCTCTGCATAATGCCAGCTTGAAGATCGGCCAATCTCTAGGCATAAGCAATGTACTCGCGGAGACGGAAGGAAGCATTACGATTGATAACGGAATGCTGCTCATTATCCAGAGCCGTGATTAA
- a CDS encoding DNA mismatch repair protein MutS, whose protein sequence is MMHEATLKRLEYDKLKEQLIDYTVSPAGRLLAERHMPSIEIRQIQAWLSETEEASALLASGASVPLSAMEGIDPFLALLGKGRIYVEQELEQLQTWLASVMQMRRYMASKRGIAPIIASYADSMHDCPELREELSRCIRYGSLTDQASAALAEIRRHRYAVEDKISRKMEASLSKYKSALQESIISKRSGRLVIAVKRELRKQVPGTVWDESASGQTLFVEPVDVADLQVELRQWEAEEERERTVILSGLSDLADAHESELRLNLEAMATFDLIMARGKLSRSYAGQSFQLTDEPHISLSQARHPLLGQSAVPLDVELGPNWSQLIITGPNTGGKTATLKTIGLLALLAQSGLLVPAREGSRFGIFRTIIADLGDGQSLEQSLSTFSSHIRVLGEMLESAGPRSLLLLDELAAGTDPGEGIALSIAVLEELHNRRALTAATTHFNEIKQYASRTKGCMNARMAFDPDTLLPLYQLIIGEAGESQAFAIARRYGLPERVMQRAEQLAANRQQIVTLGQDELSADVKAEQIEAQTEAQTEAKVKNSSKKEEDAGKTALQPLQAGDAVWVYPLKRLGIVFRPADARGEVIVQVQDRKLAFNRKRLKLSIGREELYPGEDYDMSIVFDSKENRKLRKQLSRKHVEGLVIEMKPEAFE, encoded by the coding sequence ATGATGCACGAAGCTACGCTAAAGCGTTTGGAATATGACAAATTGAAGGAACAATTGATCGACTATACCGTTTCGCCAGCGGGGCGATTACTGGCGGAACGCCATATGCCCAGCATAGAAATCAGGCAAATTCAAGCATGGCTGTCGGAGACAGAGGAAGCCTCCGCATTGCTTGCATCCGGGGCAAGTGTTCCTTTATCCGCGATGGAGGGGATTGATCCTTTTCTGGCGCTGCTGGGCAAAGGACGAATTTATGTCGAGCAGGAGCTGGAGCAATTGCAGACATGGCTAGCTTCTGTTATGCAAATGAGGAGATATATGGCCAGTAAGCGGGGGATTGCACCGATCATTGCCAGCTATGCAGACTCCATGCATGATTGCCCGGAGCTGCGGGAGGAGCTGAGCCGCTGTATTCGTTACGGAAGCCTCACCGATCAAGCTAGCGCTGCACTCGCGGAAATTCGCAGGCATCGCTACGCGGTAGAGGATAAAATCAGTCGTAAAATGGAAGCTTCGCTTTCCAAATATAAATCAGCCTTACAGGAGTCGATAATCAGTAAACGAAGCGGCAGGCTTGTTATCGCCGTGAAGCGCGAGCTGCGCAAACAGGTGCCGGGCACGGTGTGGGATGAATCGGCTAGCGGGCAAACCTTATTCGTAGAACCGGTTGATGTGGCCGATTTGCAAGTAGAGCTGCGACAATGGGAGGCAGAGGAGGAGCGCGAGCGCACTGTTATTTTATCAGGCTTATCCGATTTGGCTGATGCGCACGAATCCGAGCTTAGACTCAATTTAGAGGCGATGGCCACTTTCGATTTAATTATGGCGCGCGGCAAGCTTTCGCGTTCCTACGCTGGTCAATCGTTTCAATTGACCGATGAACCTCACATCTCTTTATCACAAGCCCGTCACCCGCTGCTTGGCCAGTCGGCGGTTCCGCTTGATGTGGAGCTCGGTCCGAATTGGAGCCAGCTCATTATTACAGGGCCCAATACGGGCGGGAAAACAGCAACGCTGAAAACGATCGGCCTGCTTGCGCTGCTCGCTCAGTCAGGGCTGCTGGTTCCGGCGAGGGAAGGGAGTCGCTTCGGCATTTTTCGGACGATTATTGCAGATTTAGGAGATGGACAAAGCTTGGAGCAATCGTTAAGCACCTTCTCCTCGCATATTCGTGTATTAGGCGAAATGCTGGAATCAGCTGGACCGCGCTCCTTGCTGCTGCTTGATGAACTGGCGGCAGGCACAGATCCAGGCGAAGGCATAGCGCTATCAATAGCCGTGCTGGAGGAGCTTCACAATCGAAGAGCTTTGACGGCGGCAACGACACATTTTAATGAGATTAAGCAATATGCTTCGCGTACGAAGGGCTGTATGAATGCACGAATGGCTTTTGATCCGGATACCTTGCTTCCGTTATATCAATTGATCATTGGGGAGGCAGGGGAAAGTCAAGCTTTCGCAATTGCCCGTCGATATGGTTTGCCAGAGCGGGTGATGCAGCGGGCCGAGCAGCTTGCAGCTAATCGTCAGCAGATCGTAACACTAGGCCAAGATGAACTAAGCGCAGATGTTAAAGCAGAACAAATCGAAGCTCAAACTGAAGCTCAGACCGAGGCCAAAGTGAAAAATAGCAGCAAAAAAGAAGAGGACGCAGGCAAAACCGCCTTGCAGCCCTTACAAGCGGGCGACGCGGTATGGGTTTATCCGCTGAAGCGTCTGGGTATCGTTTTTCGTCCAGCTGACGCCCGAGGAGAGGTCATTGTTCAGGTGCAGGACCGCAAGCTGGCCTTCAATCGAAAGCGGCTGAAGCTGTCAATTGGTAGGGAGGAGCTGTATCCTGGGGAAGATTATGATATGAGTATCGTCTTTGATTCCAAGGAAAATCGCAAGCTCCGCAAACAGCTCAGCCGCAAGCATGTGGAAGGGCTGGTCATCGAGATGAAGCCCGAGGCTTTTGAATAA
- a CDS encoding MBL fold metallo-hydrolase → MMRITFRGTGDSMGVPRVYCSCAVCEEARSTGINRRLRSLVQLDGLGSGPAGVADETVWIDCGPDWGRQMEAAGLRFVRRILITHAHFDHIGGLVEWADACRWMNVKGEAFAAAEVISEINARFPWLQQQIDFHAIDGGNLRIGSWDITSWRINHGKNGYAYAFRFDHAVEMRSWAYCSDAIGLTDEQQQPLYGLDLLVLGTSFYKEPFAYETRSVYDVTEALELIQLWRPKHTIFTHMSHDIDLNNDYGLPAAVQFARAALEATV, encoded by the coding sequence ATAATGCGCATTACATTTCGCGGGACAGGCGATTCGATGGGAGTTCCGCGTGTTTATTGCAGCTGCGCGGTATGTGAAGAGGCGAGAAGCACGGGTATTAATCGCCGCTTGCGTTCTCTTGTGCAGCTTGATGGATTGGGATCGGGACCTGCAGGTGTAGCTGATGAAACGGTATGGATTGACTGCGGCCCTGATTGGGGAAGGCAAATGGAAGCAGCAGGCCTCCGTTTCGTCAGACGGATTTTAATTACGCATGCCCATTTTGACCATATTGGCGGTCTAGTGGAATGGGCTGACGCTTGCCGCTGGATGAACGTGAAGGGCGAGGCTTTTGCAGCTGCTGAGGTGATTAGCGAAATTAACGCTCGTTTTCCTTGGCTGCAGCAGCAAATCGATTTTCATGCGATAGACGGCGGAAATTTGCGGATTGGCAGCTGGGATATAACAAGCTGGAGAATTAATCATGGCAAAAATGGCTATGCTTATGCTTTTCGCTTCGATCATGCGGTCGAAATGCGTTCATGGGCTTATTGCTCTGACGCCATTGGGCTGACCGATGAACAGCAGCAGCCGCTTTATGGTCTTGATCTGCTGGTGCTCGGCACTAGCTTTTATAAAGAACCGTTCGCCTATGAAACCCGTTCTGTTTATGATGTAACGGAAGCGCTGGAGCTGATTCAACTTTGGCGGCCGAAACATACGATTTTTACGCATATGTCTCACGACATTGATTTGAATAACGATTATGGACTTCCAGCTGCTGTACAGTTTGCAAGGGCGGCTCTGGAAGCGACGGTATAG
- a CDS encoding GNAT family N-acetyltransferase, with protein MLYHRITSIDDPYFAELHKLLQTIFPPEEVLAYELWREPLEEAGIHVYVAVEDGKVVGSTEYRYYPELRVAMTDFTIIGQAGKGIGRFLLRAREKDLARLAEQSGTESIGMFAEIYNPYEREEQHAFGGVTPMNPFVRREVLSHIGYNRLDFPYVHPSWDHEGQAVTGLQLSFLPADENLAFLPASLIVTFLEGYYEALPNKPQAWLDMINQLRQQEQVALLPL; from the coding sequence ATGCTGTATCATCGTATTACGTCGATTGACGACCCTTATTTTGCGGAGCTGCATAAGCTGCTTCAAACGATTTTTCCGCCAGAAGAAGTGCTGGCTTATGAGCTGTGGAGAGAACCGCTCGAGGAAGCGGGTATCCATGTTTATGTTGCGGTAGAAGACGGCAAAGTAGTAGGCTCCACGGAATATCGTTATTATCCAGAGCTGCGCGTTGCGATGACCGACTTCACCATTATTGGACAAGCTGGCAAGGGGATCGGGCGCTTCCTGCTGCGTGCCAGGGAAAAGGATTTGGCGCGTCTGGCTGAGCAATCCGGTACAGAATCGATCGGCATGTTTGCGGAAATTTATAACCCATATGAAAGGGAAGAGCAGCATGCATTTGGTGGCGTAACGCCAATGAATCCATTTGTGCGCCGCGAAGTATTGTCGCATATCGGATATAACCGATTGGATTTCCCGTATGTACATCCGTCATGGGACCATGAGGGGCAAGCCGTAACGGGCCTTCAGCTCAGCTTCCTGCCTGCTGATGAGAATTTAGCGTTTTTGCCGGCTTCACTCATCGTGACTTTTCTTGAAGGCTACTATGAGGCGCTGCCTAATAAACCACAAGCTTGGCTCGATATGATCAATCAGCTGCGACAACAGGAGCAGGTCGCACTGCTGCCGCTATAA
- a CDS encoding GNAT family N-acetyltransferase has protein sequence MIRKQLYVYHEGAPVEAVIRRYSEQDFAGLIDVQRESFPPPFPSDLWWSKEQLAEHVSRFPEGSLCAEIDGRLIGSMTGLVVNMDDYGHSHSWEAITDNGFIRNHDGSGDTLYVVDICVIPEYRKSGIGKWLMQTMYETVVHLQLKRLLGGGRMPGYHRYADEITPENYVSGVVAGTYSDPVLSFLLRCGRTPTGVAANYLEDEQSCGYAALMEWRNPFLAAD, from the coding sequence ATTATTCGTAAACAATTATATGTATATCATGAGGGTGCTCCGGTAGAGGCTGTCATTCGGCGCTACTCCGAGCAGGACTTTGCAGGGCTGATCGACGTACAGCGCGAAAGCTTCCCGCCACCGTTTCCTTCGGATTTATGGTGGAGCAAGGAGCAGCTTGCCGAGCATGTTTCCCGTTTTCCTGAAGGTTCGCTATGTGCTGAAATAGATGGCAGGCTTATTGGCTCAATGACAGGCCTTGTTGTTAATATGGATGATTATGGACATTCACACAGCTGGGAAGCCATTACGGATAATGGATTTATTCGCAATCATGACGGCAGCGGCGACACGCTTTATGTTGTAGATATTTGTGTGATTCCAGAGTATCGAAAGTCAGGCATTGGAAAATGGCTGATGCAGACGATGTATGAGACAGTCGTACATTTACAGCTGAAAAGGCTGCTTGGCGGAGGGCGTATGCCCGGCTACCATCGTTATGCAGACGAAATAACACCGGAAAATTACGTTAGTGGGGTCGTTGCTGGAACATACAGCGACCCTGTTCTGTCTTTTCTGCTGCGCTGCGGCCGTACTCCTACAGGGGTGGCGGCTAATTATTTGGAAGACGAGCAGTCCTGCGGCTATGCAGCTTTGATGGAATGGCGTAATCCATTTCTTGCTGCCGATTAA
- a CDS encoding carbon-nitrogen hydrolase family protein, producing the protein MKYRVAAVQYKLADISSFEQFAEQVAHYVRNASEYGTQFLLFPEFFTTQLLSISDSSGKPLSFDKLPSFTAVYEELFAKLAAEYNMHIVAGTHVVEVEGGKLRNVAHLFHPDGKIDRQSKIHLTPTEVSDWAMSPGEGLEVFQTPYGTIAMLTCYDIEFPEIVRMARAKGADVIFCPSCTDDRHGFYRVRYSAHARTIENQVYVVTTGTVGSLRKVDFMRANFGQAAILSPNDIPFPPGGILAEGIINDDMLVVADLDLKLLEDVRTAGSVTTWRDRRTDLYTDWY; encoded by the coding sequence TTGAAATATAGAGTAGCGGCCGTTCAATACAAATTGGCCGACATCAGCTCTTTTGAGCAATTCGCCGAGCAGGTCGCGCATTATGTGCGCAATGCCTCGGAATACGGCACACAGTTTCTTTTATTTCCTGAGTTTTTTACAACGCAGCTGTTGTCGATCAGTGACAGCAGCGGCAAACCATTATCCTTTGACAAACTCCCGAGTTTTACAGCCGTCTATGAAGAACTGTTTGCCAAGCTTGCGGCGGAATACAATATGCACATTGTGGCAGGAACCCATGTTGTAGAAGTGGAAGGCGGCAAGCTTCGCAATGTTGCGCATCTGTTCCATCCGGATGGAAAGATCGACCGTCAGTCGAAAATCCATCTGACCCCTACGGAAGTGAGCGATTGGGCGATGTCACCAGGCGAAGGTCTGGAAGTGTTCCAAACCCCGTATGGCACAATTGCCATGCTGACTTGTTATGATATTGAATTTCCAGAAATCGTGCGTATGGCAAGAGCGAAAGGGGCGGACGTCATTTTCTGTCCATCCTGCACGGATGATCGCCACGGCTTTTATCGCGTTCGTTATAGCGCTCATGCACGCACGATAGAAAATCAAGTCTATGTGGTGACGACGGGTACAGTGGGCTCGCTGCGAAAGGTTGATTTTATGCGGGCCAACTTTGGGCAAGCGGCGATTTTGTCGCCCAATGATATCCCCTTTCCGCCGGGCGGCATTTTGGCAGAAGGAATCATTAATGATGATATGCTTGTTGTGGCTGATCTTGATCTGAAGCTGCTTGAAGATGTGCGCACCGCAGGCTCCGTTACAACGTGGCGGGACCGTCGCACTGATCTTTATACCGATTGGTATTAA
- a CDS encoding HAMP domain-containing histidine kinase has protein sequence MTLRKRFTLFTIFWLIFILILFNIFVYFYVIKITTESEERVIANKVNLMLENPQIQSGKGLNNSDLLSEYYNVNEMIRIVQPDSKVVNITGSDPVLLGLPAAFENQHDTGMISKGGERILYMRVPLYDGTEIVGMLEINRVLNELDNYLQILVAALTVTSAGAILFAIFGTYWFTSRLTAPIQQMVTTMREIDRSGKLRVIETTSHEESAELQQLIRAFNQMIERLDRTFEKQKQFVADASHELKTPLTVISSYANMLKRWGRDDAAVRDEAIEAIDREAKRMQNLTKSMLTLAEAEQEDWLKQEQFDVVQAIDELAGMLQTTFHRPIRIKTSSKIIRMYGDKEKIKQLFVILLDNAIKYSKDSIDVSVSQVKTIVKIEVKDRGVGIPESDLPHLFERFYRVDGARSRATGGAGLGLSIAKRIVDLHDGKVDVFSQQDIGTTITLQFKQRK, from the coding sequence ATGACGCTGCGTAAACGATTTACGCTTTTCACGATATTCTGGCTTATCTTTATCTTGATTTTGTTTAATATTTTCGTTTATTTTTATGTCATTAAAATTACGACAGAAAGCGAAGAGCGCGTCATCGCGAACAAAGTCAATCTGATGCTGGAAAATCCGCAAATCCAAAGCGGCAAAGGGCTAAACAATTCGGATTTGCTTAGTGAATATTATAATGTGAATGAAATGATTCGCATTGTGCAGCCAGATAGCAAGGTCGTCAATATTACAGGCTCGGACCCTGTGCTGTTGGGTCTGCCAGCAGCTTTTGAAAACCAGCATGACACGGGGATGATTTCAAAGGGCGGCGAACGTATTTTGTACATGCGCGTTCCTCTGTATGATGGGACCGAAATCGTCGGCATGCTGGAAATTAACAGAGTTCTTAACGAGCTGGATAATTATTTGCAGATTTTAGTGGCCGCGCTCACGGTAACGAGTGCGGGGGCGATTTTGTTTGCGATATTCGGTACGTATTGGTTTACGTCCAGACTGACAGCGCCCATCCAGCAAATGGTAACGACGATGCGGGAAATCGACCGCAGCGGGAAGCTGCGGGTTATTGAGACGACTAGTCACGAGGAATCTGCGGAGCTGCAGCAGTTGATTAGAGCTTTCAATCAAATGATTGAGCGGCTGGATCGTACGTTTGAGAAGCAGAAGCAGTTTGTGGCAGACGCATCTCATGAGCTCAAAACGCCGCTAACGGTCATTTCCAGCTATGCCAATATGCTCAAGCGCTGGGGACGCGACGATGCCGCAGTGCGAGATGAAGCGATTGAAGCGATTGACCGGGAAGCGAAACGGATGCAGAACTTGACTAAGTCTATGTTAACGCTTGCTGAAGCTGAGCAAGAGGATTGGCTGAAGCAGGAGCAGTTCGATGTCGTTCAGGCTATCGATGAGCTGGCAGGTATGCTGCAGACAACGTTTCACCGTCCGATTCGGATTAAAACAAGCTCGAAAATTATTAGAATGTATGGCGATAAAGAAAAAATTAAACAACTGTTCGTCATTTTGCTCGATAATGCCATAAAGTATAGTAAGGATTCGATTGATGTTTCGGTTAGCCAAGTGAAAACAATCGTCAAGATTGAAGTCAAAGATAGAGGCGTAGGCATTCCAGAGAGTGATCTGCCGCATTTGTTTGAACGTTTTTATCGGGTCGACGGTGCTAGAAGCCGTGCGACTGGCGGAGCTGGACTCGGTCTATCCATTGCAAAACGAATTGTTGATTTGCATGATGGCAAGGTAGATGTATTCAGTCAGCAGGATATTGGCACGACGATTACACTTCAATTTAAACAACGAAAGTAA
- a CDS encoding response regulator transcription factor — translation MKERVLVVEDEAGISRILQLELEHEGYTVGTALDGRTGYEMASSGEWELVLLDVMLPELNGIEVLRRLRQAGNTVPVILLTARDTVPDKVSGFEHGANDYITKPFAMEELLARVRNILRIFQQNPRESEGSDMIKVGDLTIELRTRKVFRKDIIIELTPREFELLVYLVENKNEEKSREDILSEVWGYDFIGETNLVDVYIRYLRQKLDKGYRHKLIHTVRGVGYMVKEPDA, via the coding sequence ATGAAAGAACGTGTCCTGGTAGTAGAAGATGAAGCAGGCATTTCCCGCATTTTACAGCTTGAGCTTGAGCATGAAGGTTATACAGTAGGCACGGCTTTGGACGGACGGACAGGCTATGAAATGGCATCGTCAGGGGAGTGGGAGCTCGTGCTGCTGGATGTCATGCTCCCGGAGCTTAATGGTATTGAGGTTCTGCGCCGTCTGCGACAGGCGGGCAATACGGTTCCCGTTATTTTGCTTACAGCGAGAGATACGGTTCCCGATAAAGTTAGCGGCTTTGAGCATGGGGCTAACGATTATATTACGAAGCCGTTTGCTATGGAGGAGCTGCTGGCGCGCGTTCGCAATATTTTGCGCATATTCCAGCAAAATCCGCGTGAATCCGAAGGCTCGGATATGATTAAGGTAGGCGATTTGACGATTGAACTGCGCACGCGCAAAGTTTTCCGCAAAGATATTATTATCGAGCTGACGCCGCGAGAATTTGAATTGCTCGTTTATTTGGTTGAAAACAAAAATGAAGAGAAATCCCGTGAGGATATCCTCTCCGAAGTATGGGGGTATGATTTTATCGGCGAGACGAATCTGGTCGATGTGTACATCCGTTACTTACGGCAAAAGCTGGACAAAGGCTACCGTCACAAGCTCATTCATACCGTTCGGGGTGTTGGCTATATGGTCAAGGAGCCTGACGCATGA
- a CDS encoding ABC-F family ATP-binding cassette domain-containing protein: MSLLTVEQLSHTFGDRVLFKNVSFRLLAGEHVGLVGANGTGKSTMMNILTGKLLKDEGKVEWTPRVRYGYLDQHTKLTPGKSIRDVLKDAFAPMLLLEQELNDIALQMGDADPDTLEQLLERMGEIQEELEIGDFYLIDVKVDEMANGLGLNAIGLERDVTALSGGQRTKVLLAKLLLEKPTVLLLDEPTNYLDEEHINWLTNYLKSYPYAFVLISHDTGFMNQVVDIIYHLEFSKLTRYSANYEKFLEMADMNKAQHIDAYEKQKDFIKKQEDFISRNKARASTSGRAKSREKQLDRIDRIDKPEEAAKPTFGFKDARTSGKTVFEAEGLSIGYNKPLLPKMNMLIERGDKIAIVGCNGVGKSTLLKTILGVVPALDGKVYRGDYLHPAYFEQEAKAPTMTPLDDVWNEFSNMTQSEVRGALARCGLKNEHITRALNQLSGGEQAKVRLCKLMLRESNWILFDEPTNHLDVIAKAELKRALSVFKGTVVLVSHEPDFYEDWVTKTWDVESWSMQTQN, translated from the coding sequence ATGAGTTTATTAACAGTAGAGCAATTATCCCATACGTTTGGCGACCGCGTTTTGTTCAAAAACGTATCGTTCCGCCTGTTGGCTGGCGAGCATGTTGGTCTTGTAGGCGCCAATGGAACGGGAAAATCGACAATGATGAACATTTTGACCGGAAAGCTGCTTAAGGATGAAGGCAAAGTAGAATGGACACCACGCGTCCGCTACGGCTATCTGGATCAGCATACGAAATTAACGCCGGGCAAGTCGATTCGGGATGTGCTGAAGGATGCTTTTGCACCGATGCTGCTGCTCGAGCAGGAATTGAATGATATCGCACTGCAAATGGGCGATGCCGATCCGGATACGCTGGAGCAGCTGCTGGAGCGGATGGGTGAAATTCAGGAAGAGCTGGAAATTGGCGATTTCTATTTAATCGATGTCAAGGTTGACGAGATGGCCAATGGTCTAGGGCTGAATGCGATTGGGCTTGAACGCGACGTAACGGCTTTGAGCGGTGGACAGCGGACGAAGGTGTTGCTTGCCAAGCTGCTTCTGGAGAAGCCGACGGTCTTATTGCTCGATGAGCCTACGAACTATTTGGATGAAGAGCATATTAATTGGCTCACGAACTATTTGAAGTCGTATCCTTATGCGTTCGTACTGATTTCCCATGATACGGGCTTTATGAACCAAGTGGTTGATATTATTTATCATTTGGAGTTTTCCAAGCTGACCCGTTATTCCGCCAACTATGAGAAGTTCCTTGAGATGGCAGATATGAACAAAGCCCAGCATATTGACGCTTATGAGAAGCAGAAGGATTTTATCAAGAAGCAGGAAGATTTTATTTCGCGCAATAAAGCGCGTGCTTCGACTTCTGGACGGGCGAAGAGCCGTGAGAAGCAGCTTGATCGGATCGATCGCATCGACAAGCCGGAGGAAGCGGCTAAGCCGACCTTTGGTTTTAAGGATGCCCGTACGAGCGGTAAAACGGTATTCGAAGCGGAGGGGTTGTCCATCGGCTACAATAAGCCGCTGCTGCCTAAGATGAACATGCTGATCGAGCGCGGTGACAAAATTGCGATCGTAGGCTGCAACGGTGTTGGCAAATCAACGCTGCTTAAAACGATTCTCGGCGTCGTTCCAGCGCTTGACGGTAAAGTTTATCGCGGCGATTATTTGCACCCGGCCTATTTCGAGCAGGAAGCAAAGGCACCAACGATGACGCCGCTGGATGATGTATGGAATGAATTTTCGAATATGACGCAAAGTGAAGTTCGTGGAGCTCTTGCCCGTTGCGGCTTGAAAAATGAGCATATTACGCGGGCGCTCAACCAATTGAGCGGCGGCGAGCAGGCGAAGGTTCGTCTTTGCAAGCTGATGCTACGCGAAAGCAACTGGATTTTGTTCGATGAGCCGACGAACCATTTGGATGTCATTGCAAAAGCCGAGTTGAAGCGCGCGCTTAGCGTATTCAAAGGCACCGTCGTTCTCGTGTCCCACGAACCTGATTTTTACGAGGATTGGGTTACGAAAACTTGGGATGTTGAAAGCTGGTCCATGCAAACCCAGAATTAA